One part of the Marinobacterium rhizophilum genome encodes these proteins:
- the ycaO gene encoding 30S ribosomal protein S12 methylthiotransferase accessory factor YcaO has protein sequence MSALADNDTPLDESIRLLRQGLQALGFTLEDVCWFNPVPNVWSVQLRERSCPLLTCSGRGGSRDAAMASALREFYERLSCNRFFADYYFGKELAEAPFVHYPNERWFALPDKGLPDGLLDEATRDHFDLHGQLRADMLVDTNSGNEQRGICAIPFTRQRTGEQVWLPVNILNNLYTSNGMAAGCSRWEARTQALSEIFERHIKNTILTAGISLPQIPESVLSRYPAFCESVAALRAAGFVVVVQDASLGGKFPLVNITLINPTDGGCCAAFGAHPKFERALERTLTGVLQGRELDDLKGFALPCFDLSAVAEQDNLEAHFIDSSGVVAWDLLSRKPDYNFTQWNVEGDSQAEFDHLCYLIHRVDMDIYIADHEHLGVYCCQIVVPGMADLYPVDYLVHQNNNRAIAVRGSILRLARLSVQEAALLEQWLDRAELDDYMSVSELLCLCADPETFWGQLSVGELRCLLALRTGELSRAQEWSDWVMHSGLLGDERLRLFRCINQLLQFRLDPERHAEQFDYLLQQIYGQPLLERVRLMLGGESVFVDAPVVGENLEGLGVHRALLDIYQRLQQVKAQHYQDAG, from the coding sequence ATGAGCGCTTTGGCAGATAATGACACGCCACTGGATGAAAGTATTCGTCTGCTGCGCCAGGGGCTTCAGGCGCTGGGCTTCACGCTGGAAGACGTGTGCTGGTTCAACCCCGTGCCGAATGTCTGGTCGGTACAGTTGCGCGAGCGGAGCTGTCCGTTGCTGACATGCAGCGGGCGGGGTGGCAGCCGGGATGCGGCGATGGCGAGCGCGCTGCGAGAGTTCTACGAGCGTCTGTCCTGCAATCGATTCTTCGCTGACTACTATTTTGGCAAGGAGCTGGCCGAGGCGCCCTTCGTGCATTACCCGAACGAGCGCTGGTTTGCGCTGCCAGACAAGGGATTGCCGGATGGTTTGCTCGATGAGGCGACTCGCGATCACTTTGATCTGCATGGTCAGTTGCGGGCGGACATGCTGGTGGATACCAATTCCGGCAATGAGCAGCGCGGGATCTGTGCCATTCCCTTCACTCGCCAGCGCACCGGTGAACAGGTCTGGTTGCCGGTCAATATTCTCAACAATCTTTATACCAGTAACGGCATGGCTGCCGGTTGTTCACGCTGGGAGGCCAGAACCCAGGCGCTGTCAGAAATCTTCGAGCGTCATATAAAGAACACCATTCTGACCGCGGGTATCAGTTTGCCGCAGATACCCGAGTCGGTCCTGTCCCGGTATCCGGCGTTTTGTGAGTCTGTTGCGGCCTTGCGCGCAGCCGGTTTCGTGGTGGTGGTGCAGGATGCCTCTCTGGGTGGCAAGTTTCCGCTGGTAAATATTACCCTTATCAATCCGACTGACGGCGGTTGCTGCGCAGCCTTTGGTGCTCATCCGAAATTTGAGCGCGCGCTTGAACGCACGCTCACGGGTGTGCTGCAGGGGCGCGAACTCGACGATTTGAAGGGCTTTGCCTTGCCCTGTTTCGATCTCAGTGCAGTCGCCGAGCAGGACAACCTTGAAGCGCACTTTATTGATTCCAGTGGTGTGGTGGCCTGGGACCTGTTGTCACGCAAGCCAGACTACAACTTCACGCAGTGGAATGTTGAGGGTGACAGTCAGGCCGAGTTTGACCACCTGTGTTACCTAATACATCGCGTTGACATGGACATTTATATCGCGGACCACGAGCACCTGGGGGTTTACTGTTGCCAGATCGTGGTGCCGGGAATGGCTGACCTGTATCCGGTGGATTATCTGGTGCACCAGAACAACAACCGGGCCATTGCCGTGCGCGGTTCGATACTGCGACTTGCCCGGCTGAGTGTGCAGGAGGCGGCCTTGCTGGAGCAGTGGCTCGACAGGGCTGAGCTCGACGATTACATGTCCGTCAGCGAATTGCTGTGCCTGTGCGCCGACCCGGAGACTTTCTGGGGGCAACTCAGTGTCGGTGAGCTGCGCTGCCTGCTGGCGCTGCGCACAGGTGAGCTGAGCCGGGCGCAGGAGTGGAGTGACTGGGTCATGCACAGTGGTCTGCTGGGTGATGAACGTTTGCGGCTGTTTCGCTGCATTAACCAGTTGCTGCAATTCCGGCTCGACCCTGAGCGTCATGCCGAGCAATTTGACTATCTGCTGCAGCAAATCTACGGTCAGCCGCTGCTCGAGCGGGTGCGGCTGATGCTGGGTGGTGAAAGTGTGTTTGTCGATGCGCCAGTGGTGGGGGAAAATCTTGAGGGGCTTGGCGTGCATCGTGCCCTGCTGGACATTTACCAGCGACTGCAGCAGGTGAAGGCGCAGCACTATCAGGATGCTGGTTGA
- the gabT gene encoding 4-aminobutyrate--2-oxoglutarate transaminase, translating into MNNASLQQRKEAAFARGQGTMTPAYIDKARNAELWDVEGKRYIDLGAGIAVVNTGHNHPRVQAAVQAQLERFSHTCVMVTPYASAVELAEKLNEAAPGNTPKKAIFVTTGAEAVENCIKIARAHTGRSGVIAFNGGFHGRTNLTMGLTGKVAPYKAGFGPFPGEIFHAPYPNAYHGVSEADSLAALNMLFTCDIEPSRVAAIIIEPVQGEGGFYAAPASFMQALRALCDQHGILLIADEIQTGFARTGKMFACEHSGIEPDLITMAKGIAGGFPIAAVVGKAEIMDSPQPGGLGGTYGGSPLGCVAGLAVLEVIKEEKLCQRATEIGARIVARLNQLQRNHPHKIGNIRNQGAMIAMELVHEGDASQPDADLTRALVTQAAKNGLILLSCGIRGNVIRFLPALTITDALIDEAMTLLETSLDSLI; encoded by the coding sequence ATGAACAACGCATCACTGCAGCAACGCAAAGAGGCAGCTTTCGCCCGCGGCCAGGGCACCATGACACCGGCCTACATCGACAAAGCGCGCAACGCCGAACTCTGGGACGTGGAAGGCAAGCGCTATATCGACCTGGGCGCAGGCATCGCCGTCGTCAACACCGGCCACAACCACCCCAGGGTGCAGGCGGCGGTACAGGCACAACTGGAGCGCTTCAGCCACACCTGCGTAATGGTTACACCCTACGCCTCAGCTGTAGAGCTGGCGGAAAAACTCAATGAAGCAGCCCCCGGAAACACCCCCAAAAAGGCCATTTTCGTCACCACCGGTGCGGAAGCCGTGGAAAACTGCATCAAGATCGCCCGCGCCCATACCGGCCGCTCCGGCGTAATCGCGTTCAACGGCGGCTTTCATGGCCGTACGAATCTGACCATGGGACTGACCGGCAAGGTTGCTCCCTACAAGGCAGGCTTTGGCCCCTTCCCGGGCGAGATTTTCCACGCCCCCTACCCCAATGCGTACCATGGCGTGAGCGAGGCGGACTCACTGGCGGCACTGAACATGCTGTTTACCTGCGATATCGAGCCATCCCGCGTGGCGGCCATCATCATTGAACCCGTTCAGGGCGAAGGCGGTTTCTACGCCGCCCCCGCGAGCTTCATGCAGGCCCTGCGCGCACTGTGCGATCAGCACGGCATTCTGCTGATTGCCGACGAAATCCAGACGGGCTTTGCCCGTACCGGGAAAATGTTCGCGTGCGAGCATTCGGGCATTGAACCGGACCTTATTACCATGGCCAAGGGCATCGCCGGCGGCTTTCCCATTGCCGCCGTCGTAGGCAAGGCTGAAATCATGGATTCACCGCAGCCGGGCGGCCTGGGCGGCACCTACGGCGGCTCGCCACTGGGATGCGTCGCAGGCCTTGCCGTACTGGAAGTTATAAAAGAAGAAAAGCTGTGCCAGCGCGCCACCGAGATTGGCGCCCGCATTGTCGCACGCCTGAATCAACTGCAGCGCAACCACCCACACAAGATCGGCAATATCCGCAACCAGGGCGCCATGATCGCCATGGAACTGGTGCACGAGGGTGATGCAAGCCAGCCCGATGCCGACCTGACCCGGGCACTGGTCACGCAGGCCGCCAAAAACGGTCTGATCCTGCTGTCCTGTGGCATTCGTGGCAACGTCATCCGCTTCCTGCCGGCACTGACCATCACCGACGCACTGATTGACGAAGCCATGACCCTGCTGGAAACAAGCCTCGACAGCCTCATTTAA
- a CDS encoding FKBP-type peptidyl-prolyl cis-trans isomerase, with translation MRNRAVFLAFFALAGALLAGCGNDAEEAAFRQQLIDKAQNDDNQRAGQAFLAANAQDEGVVTLPSGLQYRVLVPGSGAMPGASSTVRVHYEGMLIDGTVFDSSYSRGKPVSFPLNRVIPGWTQGLQLMSEGSQWMLYLPSELAYGMSSPTPSIPPNSALVFKVELLEIEPGQ, from the coding sequence ATGCGAAACAGGGCGGTATTTTTAGCGTTTTTTGCACTGGCAGGGGCGCTGTTGGCGGGGTGTGGTAATGACGCCGAGGAGGCTGCGTTTCGACAGCAGTTAATCGACAAGGCGCAGAATGACGACAACCAGCGCGCCGGTCAGGCGTTTTTGGCGGCCAATGCCCAGGATGAGGGTGTTGTGACGCTGCCCTCGGGGTTGCAGTATCGCGTATTGGTGCCGGGTTCGGGCGCAATGCCGGGCGCTAGCAGCACGGTGCGGGTGCATTATGAAGGGATGTTGATCGATGGCACTGTGTTCGACAGTTCCTATTCGCGGGGAAAACCCGTGAGCTTTCCACTTAACCGGGTAATTCCGGGTTGGACCCAAGGGCTGCAGTTGATGTCTGAAGGCTCGCAGTGGATGCTTTATCTGCCCTCTGAGCTGGCGTATGGCATGTCGAGCCCGACGCCGAGCATTCCGCCGAATTCGGCATTGGTATTCAAGGTCGAGCTGCTCGAGATTGAGCCTGGACAATAA
- the rpsA gene encoding 30S ribosomal protein S1, with protein sequence MSESFAELFEESLQNVDMTPGTLVMGEVVDIDSDWVTVNAGLKSEAVIPRVQFLNDNNELEIKIGDTVKVALEAVEDGFGETRLSREKAKRAEAWEVLQTKFEAEETVTGFISGKVKGGFTVSINNIQGFLPGSLVDVRPVRDVDHLEGKELEFKLIKLDPKRNNIVVSRRAVLQEANSAQRDELLAALQEGQVVKGYVKNLTNYGAFIDLGGVDGLLHITDMAWKRISHPSEMLNPGDEISVKIIKFDQETGRISLGLKQLSEDPWEAIKSRYPSGSKVPARITNLTDYGCFASIEDGVEGLVHVSEMSWTNKNIHPSKVVQIGDEVEVMILDVDEERRRISLGIKQCTGNPWVSFAEQHAAGDRASGTIKTITDFGIFVGLDNDLDGLVHMSDITWEADAEAALRQFKKGEEVEAVILSIDAEKERISLGIKQLESDPFSEYVAANDKGTIVNGTVKSVEAKAAVIELAEGIEATLKVSEMSADRIEDATTVMKVGDKVEAKITNVDRRNRAITLSIRAKDQAEEKAAISAVRNQEVEVAGPTTIGELIKQQMLKNN encoded by the coding sequence ATGAGCGAAAGCTTTGCTGAACTATTTGAAGAATCCCTGCAAAACGTAGATATGACTCCGGGCACCCTCGTAATGGGTGAAGTTGTCGACATCGACAGCGACTGGGTTACCGTTAACGCAGGTCTCAAATCCGAAGCCGTTATCCCGCGCGTACAGTTCCTTAACGATAACAACGAACTTGAAATCAAGATCGGTGACACGGTTAAGGTCGCTCTGGAAGCGGTAGAAGACGGTTTCGGTGAAACCCGCCTGTCCCGTGAAAAAGCCAAACGCGCTGAAGCCTGGGAAGTACTGCAGACCAAGTTTGAAGCTGAAGAAACCGTTACCGGCTTCATCAGCGGCAAGGTCAAAGGCGGCTTCACTGTCAGCATCAACAACATTCAGGGCTTCCTGCCGGGTTCCCTGGTTGACGTGCGCCCCGTTCGCGATGTCGACCACCTGGAAGGCAAGGAACTTGAATTCAAGCTGATCAAGCTGGATCCCAAGCGCAACAACATCGTTGTTTCCCGTCGTGCGGTTCTGCAGGAAGCCAACAGCGCTCAGCGCGACGAGCTGCTGGCAGCACTGCAGGAAGGCCAGGTCGTTAAGGGTTACGTCAAGAACCTGACCAACTACGGCGCCTTCATCGACCTGGGCGGCGTTGATGGCCTGCTGCACATCACCGACATGGCGTGGAAGCGTATCTCTCACCCGAGCGAAATGCTGAACCCGGGCGACGAGATCTCTGTCAAGATCATCAAGTTCGACCAGGAAACCGGCCGCATCTCCCTGGGCCTGAAGCAGCTGAGCGAAGATCCGTGGGAAGCGATCAAGTCCCGCTACCCGTCCGGCAGCAAAGTACCTGCGCGCATCACCAACCTGACCGATTACGGCTGCTTTGCCTCGATCGAAGACGGCGTGGAAGGCCTGGTACACGTTTCCGAAATGTCCTGGACCAACAAGAACATCCACCCGTCCAAAGTCGTGCAGATTGGCGACGAAGTCGAAGTGATGATCCTGGACGTGGACGAAGAGCGTCGCCGCATCTCCCTGGGTATCAAGCAGTGCACCGGCAATCCGTGGGTTTCCTTCGCTGAGCAGCACGCTGCCGGCGATCGCGCTTCCGGTACCATCAAGACAATCACTGACTTCGGTATCTTCGTTGGTCTGGACAACGACCTCGACGGCCTGGTTCACATGTCTGACATCACCTGGGAAGCCGATGCTGAAGCCGCCCTGCGCCAGTTCAAGAAAGGCGAAGAGGTTGAAGCTGTCATCCTGTCCATCGACGCTGAAAAAGAACGCATCTCGCTGGGTATCAAGCAGCTGGAAAGCGATCCGTTCAGCGAATACGTGGCAGCCAATGACAAGGGCACCATCGTCAACGGTACCGTCAAGTCTGTTGAAGCCAAAGCTGCCGTTATCGAGCTGGCCGAAGGCATCGAAGCAACCCTGAAAGTATCCGAGATGAGCGCTGACCGCATCGAAGACGCTACCACCGTGATGAAAGTCGGTGACAAGGTTGAAGCCAAGATCACCAACGTTGATCGTCGCAACCGCGCTATCACCCTTTCTATCCGCGCCAAGGACCAAGCTGAAGAAAAAGCAGCTATCAGTGCCGTGCGCAACCAGGAAGTTGAAGTTGCCGGTCCGACCACCATCGGTGAACTGATCAAGCAGCAGATGCTGAAAAACAACTAA
- a CDS encoding YcgN family cysteine cluster protein — MAQEVFWRSKSLEDMTSDEWESLCDGCALCCLHKIEDEDTHEVFYTSVVCHLLDLETRRCTQYEKRCSLVPSCVKLRPEDVKEFHWLPRTCAYRLVHEGKDLPDWHPLISGRPESVAEADASVLSWYEVTDKQISEDDFVDYVIE, encoded by the coding sequence GTGGCTCAGGAGGTATTCTGGCGCAGCAAGTCACTGGAAGACATGACGTCCGATGAATGGGAGTCGCTCTGTGATGGTTGCGCGCTCTGCTGTCTGCACAAGATCGAGGATGAGGATACTCACGAAGTGTTTTACACCTCGGTGGTCTGTCATCTGCTCGACCTGGAGACACGGCGCTGTACGCAGTACGAGAAGCGCTGCTCGCTGGTGCCATCCTGCGTCAAGCTGCGTCCTGAGGATGTAAAGGAGTTTCACTGGCTGCCGCGCACCTGTGCCTATCGGCTGGTGCATGAGGGCAAGGATCTCCCGGACTGGCATCCCCTGATCAGTGGGCGTCCCGAGTCGGTGGCCGAGGCTGACGCATCGGTGCTGAGCTGGTACGAGGTTACCGACAAGCAGATCAGCGAAGATGACTTTGTGGATTACGTTATCGAATAG
- a CDS encoding carboxy terminal-processing peptidase has protein sequence MLNRTLYLLPTLALSFLLQSATASTAAPETLAPEPIHQQTMLDILDSLSREHYNKVTIDDSFSDQLLDQYLEDLDPGKSYFYASDIAEFEPLSTTLDDSIQAGELQDAYRIFNRYQQRMHERLTFMIAELEDGLEDLQFDLDETLDIDRANASWIQTQSEMDTLWRKRLKNAALSLKLADKTLEDTTETLLKRYRYQLHRAEQMKSEDVFQTYTNALSKGYDPHTQYFSPRNSENFQINMSLSLEGIGAVLQSDDEFTKIVRLVPAGPADKTGQLKASDTIVAVAQGDDGEMVDIVGWRLDDVVSKIRGPADTVVRLQVNPAGSNDRQKRKEVRIVRSKVKLEEQAAQKRILELDYQGQNFRLGVIEIPAFYIDFAALQSGDPDYKSTTRDVEKLIRELTSEGIQGLVIDLRDNGGGSLREANELVGLFISRGPTVQIRDPNGRIDILGDYDADVAYNGPLAVLVNRLSASASEIFAGAIQDYRRGAVVGSPTFGKGTVQSLHALRHGQLKMTHAKFYRISGDSTQHKGVIPDIKLPSLYNEMDIGESALEGALPWDQVREVRHGKFIGVDNFLEELQQRHLKRVETDPDFIFMREQVEHLTQAAQDKVIPLNEDTLRKERDEAEQWQLDAQNRRRALKQQQPLTALSELEDELQKDEQGRPISSESTAQLEETGRILLDMVDLTFRYTAAAKE, from the coding sequence ATGCTCAATCGAACGCTTTATCTGCTTCCAACCCTGGCACTGTCATTCTTGCTTCAAAGCGCAACCGCCAGCACCGCCGCTCCCGAGACGCTGGCGCCCGAGCCGATACATCAACAAACCATGCTCGACATCCTCGACTCGCTGTCGCGGGAACATTACAACAAGGTCACCATTGACGACAGCTTCTCCGATCAGCTGCTGGATCAGTATCTCGAAGACCTGGACCCCGGCAAAAGTTATTTCTATGCCAGCGATATTGCCGAGTTTGAGCCCCTGAGCACCACCCTGGACGACAGCATTCAGGCCGGCGAACTGCAGGATGCCTACCGCATCTTCAACCGCTATCAGCAGCGCATGCACGAACGCCTGACATTCATGATCGCCGAACTGGAAGATGGCCTGGAAGACCTTCAGTTCGACCTGGATGAAACCCTCGACATCGACCGGGCCAACGCCAGCTGGATCCAGACACAGTCAGAGATGGATACACTGTGGCGCAAGCGCCTCAAAAATGCCGCGCTAAGCCTGAAACTGGCAGACAAGACCCTGGAAGACACCACCGAAACCCTGCTCAAGCGCTACCGCTACCAGCTGCATCGCGCCGAACAGATGAAAAGCGAAGATGTCTTCCAAACCTATACCAATGCACTGTCCAAGGGATACGATCCGCACACCCAGTACTTTTCGCCGCGTAATTCGGAAAACTTCCAGATCAACATGAGCCTGTCGCTGGAAGGCATCGGCGCCGTGCTGCAGAGCGACGACGAGTTCACCAAAATTGTGCGCCTTGTCCCCGCAGGCCCCGCCGACAAGACCGGGCAACTGAAAGCCTCCGACACCATCGTAGCCGTGGCCCAGGGTGACGACGGAGAAATGGTCGATATCGTCGGCTGGCGTCTGGACGACGTTGTCAGCAAGATTCGCGGCCCGGCCGACACCGTCGTGCGCCTGCAGGTGAACCCCGCCGGCAGCAACGACCGCCAAAAACGCAAGGAAGTGCGCATTGTACGCAGCAAGGTCAAGCTGGAAGAACAGGCTGCCCAGAAACGCATCCTTGAACTCGACTACCAGGGGCAAAACTTCCGCCTGGGCGTGATCGAGATTCCCGCCTTCTATATCGACTTTGCCGCCCTGCAAAGCGGCGACCCCGACTACAAGAGCACCACAAGGGATGTCGAGAAACTGATCAGGGAGCTGACCTCCGAAGGCATCCAGGGCCTGGTGATCGACCTGCGCGACAACGGTGGCGGCTCACTGCGCGAAGCCAACGAACTGGTTGGCCTTTTCATCAGCCGTGGCCCGACAGTGCAGATTCGCGACCCCAATGGCCGTATCGACATCCTGGGCGACTATGACGCTGACGTTGCCTACAACGGCCCACTGGCCGTACTGGTGAATCGCCTCAGCGCCTCGGCATCGGAAATTTTTGCCGGCGCCATTCAGGACTACCGCCGCGGCGCTGTTGTCGGCAGCCCGACTTTCGGCAAGGGCACCGTCCAGTCACTGCACGCCCTGCGCCACGGCCAACTCAAGATGACCCATGCCAAGTTCTACCGCATCTCTGGAGACAGCACCCAGCACAAGGGCGTGATCCCGGACATTAAACTGCCAAGCCTGTACAACGAGATGGATATTGGTGAAAGCGCACTGGAAGGCGCCCTGCCCTGGGACCAGGTGCGGGAAGTGCGCCACGGGAAATTCATTGGCGTCGACAACTTCCTGGAAGAACTCCAGCAGCGCCACCTGAAACGCGTAGAGACCGACCCCGACTTCATTTTCATGCGCGAACAGGTTGAACACCTGACACAAGCAGCCCAGGACAAAGTCATCCCCCTGAACGAGGACACCCTCAGGAAGGAGCGCGACGAGGCCGAGCAGTGGCAACTGGATGCCCAGAACCGCCGCCGCGCCCTCAAGCAGCAGCAACCATTGACTGCCCTGTCGGAACTCGAAGACGAATTGCAAAAGGATGAACAGGGACGCCCCATCAGCTCCGAATCCACCGCTCAACTGGAAGAAACCGGCCGCATCCTGCTGGACATGGTGGATCTCACATTCCGGTATACCGCAGCAGCCAAGGAATAA
- a CDS encoding LysR family transcriptional regulator, producing the protein MKKDLTIKLGQVSEFEIRLLKVFKSVVEAGGFAAAETELSIGRSTISIHIARLEQRLGLKLCRRGRAGFALTDEGLVVYGLMKELFSSLEAFRSGVNALHVELTGELRVIASDAVCMASRARIPEAIRRFAQQAPDVKVLLDVKALTDIERMVLNDEADVGFIPYHRQFDGLCYVSLYSDRCHLFCGRQHPLYGVEDSDELLAKVLHAKVVHAGVQTSPAVGEQLADMNKAAISYFYEARLAMLLSGVYVGFMPDNYVQGYIDSGELWSLVPTRKFYDLGVAAITRAHGKSNRARELFIRIVQELHGDSD; encoded by the coding sequence ATGAAAAAGGACCTGACGATCAAATTGGGGCAGGTGTCCGAGTTTGAAATCCGGTTGCTCAAGGTGTTCAAGTCCGTGGTTGAGGCTGGAGGCTTTGCCGCGGCGGAGACCGAGCTCAGTATTGGGCGATCCACCATCAGTATCCACATTGCCAGGCTGGAGCAGCGCCTGGGTCTGAAGCTGTGTCGGCGCGGGCGCGCGGGCTTTGCACTTACCGATGAGGGGTTGGTGGTCTATGGCCTGATGAAGGAGCTGTTTTCGTCACTGGAGGCGTTTCGCAGCGGCGTTAATGCCTTGCATGTCGAGTTGACCGGTGAGCTCAGGGTGATTGCCAGTGATGCGGTCTGTATGGCATCCAGGGCGCGGATTCCTGAGGCGATTCGTCGCTTCGCGCAGCAGGCGCCCGATGTGAAGGTGTTGCTGGATGTGAAGGCGCTGACGGATATCGAGCGGATGGTGCTCAATGATGAGGCGGATGTTGGCTTTATTCCGTACCACCGCCAGTTCGACGGGCTCTGTTATGTGTCGCTGTACAGTGATCGTTGCCATCTGTTCTGTGGGCGGCAGCATCCACTTTACGGTGTTGAGGATAGTGATGAGCTGTTGGCGAAGGTGCTGCATGCCAAGGTGGTGCATGCCGGGGTTCAGACCAGTCCTGCGGTGGGTGAGCAACTGGCGGATATGAACAAGGCCGCGATTTCATACTTCTATGAGGCGCGCCTGGCCATGTTGCTGTCGGGGGTGTATGTCGGCTTTATGCCAGACAACTATGTGCAGGGGTATATCGACAGTGGTGAATTGTGGTCACTCGTGCCGACGCGCAAATTTTACGACTTGGGTGTGGCGGCTATCACTCGCGCTCATGGCAAGAGCAATCGGGCGAGGGAGCTGTTTATCCGCATTGTGCAAGAGCTGCACGGAGATAGTGATTGA
- a CDS encoding M18 family aminopeptidase, protein MQHFNRELMAFLAASPTPYHAVAQMVVRLESAGFTALSERDAWRLEPGGRYFTTRNGSSIIAWSMPATAKLEESGLRMVGAHTDSPCLKVKPAPELHRHGYLQLGVEVYGGALLNPWFDRDLSIAGRVSYRRSDGTLSQALLDFGRPVAVIPSLAIHLDREVHNGRSINAQTYLPVVLGQAKEKADFRALLKAELEAQGTSGIERVLDYDLSLYDTQAPSMLGLESEFLLSARLDNLLSCFIGLDALLNSSTEQGALLVCNDHEEVGSMSAAGAQGPMLAHVLERMLPAPEARQRMLARSMLISADNAHGVHPNFADRHDGNHGPLLNAGPVIKVNANQRYATSSETSAFFRNLAALEEVPVQSFVVRTDMACGSTIGPIAAAEIGVRALDIGVPQFAMHSIREMAGAQDSWNLSRVLRRFYAEVSLG, encoded by the coding sequence ATGCAGCACTTTAACCGGGAGTTGATGGCGTTTCTGGCGGCTTCTCCCACCCCATATCATGCCGTGGCGCAAATGGTTGTAAGGCTTGAGTCGGCGGGTTTTACCGCGCTGAGCGAGCGGGATGCCTGGCGGCTGGAGCCTGGCGGGCGCTACTTCACCACCCGCAATGGTTCTTCGATTATCGCCTGGTCAATGCCGGCGACGGCAAAGCTCGAAGAGTCAGGGTTGCGGATGGTAGGGGCGCATACGGATTCGCCCTGTCTGAAGGTGAAGCCTGCGCCGGAGCTGCATCGTCACGGTTATCTGCAGCTGGGCGTTGAGGTCTATGGAGGGGCTCTGCTGAATCCCTGGTTTGACCGCGATCTTTCCATTGCCGGCCGGGTCAGCTATCGGCGCAGCGACGGTACCCTAAGCCAGGCCTTGCTGGATTTTGGCCGGCCGGTGGCGGTTATTCCAAGCCTGGCTATCCATCTGGACAGGGAGGTGCACAACGGCCGCAGCATCAATGCGCAGACCTATCTGCCCGTGGTGCTGGGGCAGGCCAAAGAAAAGGCGGACTTCAGGGCCCTGCTCAAGGCTGAGCTGGAGGCGCAGGGGACATCCGGGATTGAGCGGGTGCTGGATTACGACCTGTCCCTCTATGATACCCAGGCGCCGTCCATGCTGGGGCTTGAGTCGGAGTTCCTGCTGTCGGCCCGTCTCGATAATTTGCTGAGCTGCTTTATCGGTCTGGATGCATTGCTTAACAGCAGTACTGAGCAGGGTGCCCTGCTGGTCTGCAATGATCACGAGGAAGTGGGCAGCATGAGTGCGGCCGGTGCACAGGGGCCCATGCTGGCGCATGTGCTCGAGCGCATGTTGCCAGCGCCTGAGGCCCGTCAGCGCATGCTGGCGCGATCAATGCTGATTTCTGCTGATAACGCCCACGGTGTGCATCCCAATTTTGCCGACCGTCACGATGGCAATCATGGGCCTCTGCTGAATGCCGGTCCTGTGATCAAGGTCAATGCCAATCAGCGTTATGCCACGAGCAGTGAAACCAGTGCTTTTTTCCGCAACCTGGCGGCCCTGGAAGAAGTGCCGGTGCAATCTTTTGTGGTGCGTACCGATATGGCCTGTGGCAGCACCATTGGTCCCATCGCGGCCGCCGAGATTGGTGTTCGCGCGCTCGATATCGGTGTGCCTCAGTTTGCCATGCACTCCATCAGGGAAATGGCAGGTGCGCAGGATTCATGGAATCTGTCGCGAGTACTGCGGCGTTTTTATGCTGAGGTTTCTTTGGGGTAA
- a CDS encoding YcgL domain-containing protein, with translation MKICSIFKSPRKDEMYLYVEKSQQLARVPEALLEMFGAPMHLMDMPVKPGRKLARIDVDKMLAGIAENGYFLQMPPPKEDYMLDLYPDRPETGVR, from the coding sequence ATGAAAATTTGCAGTATTTTTAAAAGTCCGCGCAAGGACGAGATGTATCTCTATGTTGAAAAGAGCCAGCAGCTTGCGAGGGTACCAGAGGCGTTGCTCGAGATGTTCGGTGCGCCGATGCATCTAATGGATATGCCGGTTAAGCCGGGGCGCAAGCTTGCGCGCATCGATGTCGACAAGATGCTGGCGGGTATCGCGGAAAATGGCTATTTTCTGCAGATGCCGCCGCCGAAGGAAGACTACATGCTCGATCTGTACCCGGATCGTCCAGAGACCGGGGTGCGCTAG